A genomic segment from Bremerella cremea encodes:
- a CDS encoding GNAT family N-acetyltransferase, which translates to MQFVFCTYEDHASAILEILNEAIVHSTALYDYQPRPFESMTPWFEAKRKGDFPVIGAIDANGELMGFATYGTFRPFPAYKYTVEHSVYVHTNHRGKGLGMALMMQLIALAKQQDVHVLIGGIDLSNQASIHLHERLGFRLAGTISQAAFKFNRWLDLGFYQLTLETPAKPVDG; encoded by the coding sequence AGTTCGTTTTTTGTACCTACGAAGACCACGCCTCCGCGATTCTTGAAATTCTGAACGAAGCGATCGTCCATTCGACCGCCCTGTACGACTACCAGCCGCGCCCTTTCGAAAGCATGACGCCGTGGTTTGAAGCGAAGCGGAAAGGGGATTTTCCGGTGATCGGGGCGATTGATGCCAACGGCGAACTGATGGGGTTTGCCACGTACGGCACCTTTCGCCCGTTCCCGGCTTATAAGTACACCGTCGAACACTCGGTTTATGTTCATACCAATCATCGCGGCAAAGGGTTGGGCATGGCGCTGATGATGCAGCTGATTGCGCTTGCCAAACAACAAGACGTGCATGTGCTGATTGGCGGGATCGATCTCAGCAACCAAGCCAGCATTCACCTGCACGAGCGGCTCGGCTTTCGCCTAGCCGGTACTATCTCGCAGGCGGCCTTCAAGTTCAACCGCTGGTTAGATCTTGGCTTCTATCAGCTAACCCTCGAAACGCCTGCCAAACCCGTCGATGGTTAA
- a CDS encoding porin → MLLSTIWSAPLLGQNATDAQIEHLQWQLQQQAAELAELRSRLDQREGVFTPTFVADPASCGNSSLQRLPLVADVPSPFTCADSPAPESFYRLNYYADYDHGFVIRPFDAEKFPFEMKFNGWGQFRYHAFSRGVTSWTDNAGITRPVRNRDAFDIERARLMFSGHFIAPQLGYLVLLDGDTDGAHAVDFFYYYLSWKFSDSFELQLGKRKVPGTRQWLMSSRRTRLDDRPMSLDFFRPNLTVGLFGVGKWGETGHYEAMVGNGYFSSNAPNSSSDNELTFAFNNYVDPWGKFGEQIADYEYSEQPLVRLGHSMVYSPQQGIVDGVPLDEADFIRLSDGTRLTETGALAPGVTVNSFNVYLYGMDAAWKYRGWSVDAEVFLRWIQQIEANGPLPRHQLFQHGFYVEGGKFLIPGVLDINARYSQVAGDYGTGREYGAGMNWYPLKTSRVKISLDAVKLENSPLQNTSSDIMVGDTGTLIRSQFQAEF, encoded by the coding sequence ATGCTGTTAAGCACAATCTGGTCGGCGCCGCTGCTTGGGCAGAACGCTACCGATGCGCAGATTGAGCACCTGCAATGGCAACTGCAACAACAAGCTGCCGAGTTGGCGGAACTTCGCAGTCGACTCGATCAGCGCGAAGGGGTGTTCACCCCGACCTTCGTAGCCGATCCCGCTTCGTGTGGTAACAGTTCGCTACAGCGATTGCCGCTGGTGGCGGACGTGCCTAGTCCGTTCACTTGTGCCGATTCGCCTGCCCCTGAGTCGTTTTACCGCTTGAACTACTACGCCGACTACGATCATGGGTTCGTGATTCGTCCGTTCGATGCAGAGAAGTTTCCCTTCGAGATGAAGTTCAACGGCTGGGGGCAGTTTCGCTACCATGCCTTTTCGCGCGGGGTAACCTCGTGGACCGACAACGCCGGGATCACGCGTCCGGTTCGCAACCGCGATGCCTTCGATATCGAGCGTGCCCGGCTGATGTTTTCTGGCCATTTCATCGCCCCGCAACTTGGTTACTTGGTGCTGCTCGATGGCGACACTGATGGGGCGCATGCGGTCGATTTTTTCTATTACTATCTGAGTTGGAAGTTCAGCGATTCGTTTGAATTGCAGCTTGGCAAACGAAAGGTACCTGGCACCCGGCAATGGCTCATGAGTTCGCGTCGGACGCGGTTGGACGATCGCCCGATGTCGCTCGACTTCTTCCGCCCGAACCTAACGGTTGGCTTGTTTGGCGTGGGCAAATGGGGAGAAACAGGCCACTACGAAGCGATGGTCGGCAACGGTTACTTCTCGTCGAACGCGCCGAATTCGTCGTCCGACAACGAACTGACCTTCGCGTTTAACAACTACGTCGACCCTTGGGGAAAGTTCGGCGAACAGATTGCCGACTACGAGTACAGCGAGCAGCCGCTGGTTCGCCTCGGCCACTCCATGGTCTATTCGCCGCAGCAAGGGATCGTCGATGGGGTTCCGCTCGACGAAGCGGACTTCATTCGCCTTTCGGACGGAACCCGCTTAACCGAAACCGGCGCCTTGGCCCCCGGAGTGACGGTGAACTCGTTTAACGTTTACTTGTACGGGATGGATGCAGCTTGGAAATATCGAGGTTGGAGCGTCGATGCCGAAGTCTTCCTCCGTTGGATTCAGCAAATCGAAGCCAACGGCCCGCTCCCTCGGCATCAGCTTTTTCAGCACGGCTTTTACGTGGAAGGGGGCAAGTTCCTCATTCCTGGCGTGCTCGATATCAACGCCCGCTATTCGCAAGTTGCTGGCGATTACGGCACCGGTCGCGAATACGGTGCCGGGATGAACTGGTACCCACTGAAGACGTCGCGGGTGAAGATTTCACTGGATGCCGTCAAGCTGGAAAACAGCCCGCTGCAAAATACCTCGAGCGATATTATGGTGGGGGATACCGGCACGCTGATTCGTTCGCAGTTTCAAGCCGAGTTTTAG